Within the Clarias gariepinus isolate MV-2021 ecotype Netherlands chromosome 27, CGAR_prim_01v2, whole genome shotgun sequence genome, the region tcactcactcacacacacacacacacacacacacacacacacacacacacacacatactgtacacacacacacacacacacacacacacacacacatactgtacacacacacacacacacactcacacatactgtacacacacacatactgtacacatactgtacacacacacacacacacacacacactcacacacacacacacacacacacacacacacacacacactgtacacacacacacacacacacacacacaaatactgtacacacaaacacacacacacacacacaaatactgtacacacaaacacacacacacacacactcactcacacacacacatactgtacacaaactgtacacacacacacacacacacacacacactcacacacacacacacacacacacacacacacacacacacacactgtacacacacacactgtacacacacacacacacacacacacacacacacacactgtacacacacacacacacacacactgtacacacacacacacacacaaaaactgtacacacaaacacacacacacacaaatactgtacacacaaacacacacacacacacactcactcacacacacacacacacacacacacacacactgtacacacacacacacacacacacacacacacacacactcactcacacacatactgtactcacacacatactgtactcacacacatactgtacacacacacatactgtacacacacacacacacacacacacacacacatactatacacacacacacacacaccctcacacacatactgtactcacacacatactgtacacacagacacactcactctcactcacacacacacatactgtacacacacacacacacacacacatacttacacactcactcacaaacatactgtacacacagacacactcactctcactcacacacacacatactattcacacacacacacacacacacacatactatacacacacacacacactcactcacacacatactgtactcacacacatactgtacacacagacacactcactctcactcacacacacacatactgtacacacacacacacacacacacacacacacacatacttacacacacactcacacacatactgtacacacagacacactcactctcactcacacacacatactatacacactcacacacacacacacacacacatactatacacacacacactcactcacacacatactgtactcacacacatactgtacacacagacacacacacacacatacttacacacatactgtactcacacacatactgtacacacagacacacacacacacatacttacacacttactcacacacatactgtacacacagacacactcactctcactcacacacacatacttacacacacacacactctgacacacacacacactctgacacacacacacacactctgacacaaacacacacacacacacacacacacactctgacacacacacacacacacacacacacacacacacacactctgacacacacacacacacacacacacacacacactctgacacacacacacacacacacacacacacacacacacacacacacacatactgtacacacaaacacacacacacacacacactcactcactcactcacacacacacacacacacacacacacacacacacactgtacacacacacacacacacacacacacacacacacacacacacacacactgtacacacacacacacacacacacacacacacacacacacacacacacacacacacactcacacactcacacactcacacacactgtacacacacacacacacacatactgtacacacatacacacacacacacacacacacacacaatacacacacacacaatacacacacacaatacacacacacacacacacaaatactgtacacacaaacacacacacacacacacacacacacacactcactcacacacacacacacacactgaacacacacacacacacacacacacacacactcactcacacacacacttactcacacacatactgtactcacacacatactgtacacacactcacacacacatactgtacttacacacatgctcacacacacacacacatactatacacacacacacacactcactcacacacatactgtactcacacacatactgtacacacagacacactcactctcactcacacacacacatacttacacacacacacactctgacacacacacacactctgacacaaacacacacacacacacacactctgacacacacacacacacacacacacactgacacacacacaaactctgacacaaacacacacacacacacacacacacacacacacagacacacacacacacacacacacacacacacacacacacacacacacacactctgacacacacacactctgacacacacacacacactctgacacacacacacacacacactctgacacacacacacacacacacacacacactctgacacacacacacacacacactctgacacacacacacacacacacacacacacatactatacacacacacacacacacacacacacacacacatgctcacacacacacacacatactatacacacacacacacacactctgacacacacacacactctgacacacacacacacacacacacactctgacacacacacacacacacactctgacacacacacacacacacacactctgacacacacacacacacacacacacacacacactctgacacacacacacacacactctgacacacacacacacacacacatactatacacacacacacacactctgacacacacacacacacacacacacactgacacacacactgacacacacacaaactctgacacaaacacacacacacacacacacacacacacactctgacacactctgacacacacacactctgacacacacacactctgacacacacacacacacacacacacactgacacacacactgacacacacacaaactctgacacaaacacacacacacacacacacacacacactctgacacacactcacactctgacacacactctgacacacacacactcacactctgacacccacacactctgacacacacacacactcacacactgacacacacacacacatactatacacacacacacatactatacacacacacacacacacactctgacacacacacactctgacacacacacactctgacacacacacactctgacacacacacactctgacacacacacacacacacactcacacacacacacacacactcacacacactctgacacactctgacacactctgacacactctgacacactctgacacacacacacacacacacacacacacacacacactcactcacacacacatacacacacacacacacacacacatactgtacacacactcacacacacatactgtacttacacacacatgctcacacacacacacacacacacacacacatactatacacacacacacacactctgacacacacacacacactctgacacaacacacacacacacacacacacacacacacacacacacacacacactctgacacacgcacacacacatactatacacacacacacacacacactctgacacacacacactctgacacacacacacacacacacacacactctgacacacacacacacacacacacactctgacacacacacacacacacacacacacatactatacacacacacacacacacactgacacacacacactctgacacacacacacacacacacacatgctcacacacacacacacacacacacacacacacacacacacacacacaaactatacacacacacacacactcggacacacacacacactctgacacacacacacacacacacacacactctgacacacacacacacacactctgacacacacacacacacacacacacactctgacacacacacacacacacacacactctgacacacacacacacacacatactatacacacacacacacacacacacactctgacacacacacacacacacacacacctacacacacacacacagagggctGATGGGTAcagatcagaaggtcagggttCTAGCTGTGGCTTCCTCtgtgctccagggggcgctgtatcatgacTGACCCTGATCATTGACTCCCAGAAGATgggattgcaaaaaaaaaaaaagaaaatttctaCAAGATGGCGCCGCACTAGTGGTGGTGTGTTGCAGTAGCTCCTGTCCATCATGTCATGtggtttttggttgttttagtGTTTGCTCTCTGTCATTATCCACacataaataatacatataattCCTGTTATTTGTAATTTGTGTAGATCAAGGCACAGTGATATTAGTGCACTTTTTAGGAGcttggggttagggttagacaGGGGCAGCATGGTGAAGCTGGGCcttgaacccacaaccttcTGATCATCTGTAATCACTGAGCAAAATTTTAATCAAGAAAATAGTGACAACAATTTAATAAGCAACTCTACTCAAATCACGTTTATAAGAGCGCATGACATTTATTTACAGTCTCGACTTGCGTTCCTTAATCCTCTCTAAACAGAAAGTCCAGCCACTCCTACAGTATGTAGCCTCCAGTGTAACAATGACACACTTCACATGGTCACAGATAGTAAATATATTCTGCTGTTTGTTAACAGAAGTCCTGAAGGAAGCAGAAGTGAACGGGTCTCTTCAGGAATTTTGTGATGGCCAAAGCAAGTCTGCGTTCCTGTACCACCGAGAACCAAGTTATTTTGAAATTCCCACCAAAGAGATTCAAACACATTCCAAATTCCCTGAGATTGAGCTGAACGACATTCCCACTaaggacacagacacacagacaccgAAATCCACTCCACCTGTGTACCagagccacgcctccttcaccatCGAGTTCGACGAATGCACGCCAGGAAAAATGAAAATCAAAGACCATGTGACCAAATTCTCATCTCGACAGCGGAGCAAACAGTCAAGTCCTAAATTGAGCACCACAGCGCCCACCGAGGTCCAGTCTCCAGAGAGCAAGGTCGCTGATTGGCTGGTTCAGAGTGATGTGGGCATGATGTCATCGAGACGGCCGACCAGTGACGATGTCTACAGCACCAAGAGTGACCTTGCCATGCACATCAGGACACTCAAAGGTCATTGAATATTATAATACTTGTTTTTACGTTACAttatttcattatgtttttcTATTATCTAAAACCTGAGCGGTGTGGCTGTGAGAAGCGCGGGAAGTAGTAGTTGGGTTCAGAAAGCTGTGTGTTTGGTTTGTATTGTCTTACACTTATAAATAGGATTCCGGGATGTcttcattaaaatgtaatatgagtATAAATGAAGATCTTACTTAGTTGTCTTAGTTCACTGAGTTAATGGAAACATTCACGCAGTACTAGTTAAAACCAGACTATAATCTACACCCGTGTACCACTAGACCACTAATACATATACTGTGCATTATTACACCCCTAACATGTAGATCTTTTTTGTGTAGGCCACCATCATGAAGATGGTACTCAGAGTGATTCTGAAGATCCAGTAACCAAAGGGAAGAGGAGTAAATCTCATCACTCAATCCAACCAGACGAGGCAAATGTACTGAAAACAGTGGAACCTTCCGAATGTTGCAAACCCCAATCACCTCCTAAAAACCTTCATGACATCCCTGGTACTCCTGAAGGACCTTGTGTATTAGAGCCTTCACCTTTCACTCAAAGCCAGATGAAATCTGTGCATCAAGAACCTTTAAGCCAGCAGGCCTTTATTATAGAATTTTTTGACGATAATCCCCGTAAGAAGCGCTCCCAATcttttacccacaattctgtgCACGGTGATAATTATTCCGCTCTCAGAGCGAAACTGGAGCGGCGTAAAGGAGCCGAAAGGCCTGCATCTGTTCATGGAAATATTCCTCCCACGCAACAGATCACGGTCCCTCTAAAGGGCTTAAGCCATGGAGTTCATCAAAGATCAAGCTCGCTAAAGAGGGAGAAAACAGAGGATGCGATGAGCAAGGGAGGTACTtccccttcctcctcctccatcaCTTCCTCATCCTCTCGCTCTTCTCCAGCGGTCATCATCAAACCTTTTGGCAGCATTGGAAAGAAATCCAAACTTGCTCAAGAATTTGTTAACGAGTTTCTTAACGAACCTTCACCACCGATGTCGGCACCGCCGGTGATGATgtcaccagcacacacacatcttccGTCTCCGGAGGACACACGTGTATGTGCACCTTCCTCCCTGTCTTACCCAGCCTCTCCATCccagatacacacacatcatctgtCCCAAACACTCCTTCCTGCTTCTTCTCCAGTGTCTATCCCCTCTCTTCCTCCATCTGTGGGACCAGATTCCAGCACTTCATTGTTACCCCCATTTTCTCCTGCCCTGGGACCCGAGCCAGACTCTAAAACCATTAAAACGCATCCTAAAGGCCCTGGGGCAATTCGTACAGAGGAAGAGGACAGTCTGAGTGATGCTGGGACCTACACTATTGAGACCGAGTGTCAGGATAAAGAAGTGGAAGAAGCTCGCAGTATGATAGATCAGGTAACAATaaaacatgtgcacacacacacacacacacaaacgtacaCCACAAAGAGTTTATATAACAAAACCTGTTAAACACATCGATGGTGTTACAGGTATTTGGAGTGCTGGATGCTCCAGAGTACAGCGGAGTTTACAGACCGGTCATCAGTGAGCAAGATGTACTAAACCAAACCCATACTGAGGTCCTGCACACGTCAGCACAAGAGCTTAATGATCTGAACTCCAGCCTCAGCACAGATCCAGAAAGCTTTCTACAGGTATCAGTGATGATGTCTAATGAACCCAGTGTGTGCTGAGTACGTAATACTGAAATAATACACAGCGTTATTCAGATCTCAGACGTAACTACAGATTTATGAGTTGCTCAGTTAATATGAGAGGATTACGCAAGAAGGGTCTCAGTTACATGTAATTCTGATCTTAAACATCTTGCATGATATCAGCCTGAGTGAGGAGCAGTGTCTGAGGCTGTGATCTGACCACAATCTGTCACGCTGAAATTTCTTTGGCTCTAAATGTCTAATCATTTTACCAGGATACTAGTTTTTTTTCGatactaattatttttcttttttaactggagctacattatctaaggtagaACAGAATGTTGACCTGAtggagttctgtggggtcagacagtgATCCAATCATAGCTGATGGAGATTACTAATTAACACAGATTAATCTGTGTTATAATGAATGTGAATGTACATTTAATACAATAACAAGGGGAAGTGCATGCTGTGTACACtaatcagccacaacattattAACTGAATAACAATTAAcattggggcagtggtggctcagggggctaaggcactgagttaacGACCGAAAGATCGGCGGTTCAATCCCCAGCTACACCagggttgccactgttgggccctggagcgaggcccttaaccctatctgctccaggggcgctgtatcatggctgaccctgcgctctgacctcaGTTacgcgaagaaggaatttcactgtgctgtaatgtatatgttacaaataaaggcttaacattAGTTATACCGCAGTAACTGTTGAGAGGATCATGGGTATCcgaggctcacccatgcctgcaGGGACCAAAGGCCGGCCCGTCTGCttcgatcccacagaaaagccaatgcagtgcAAAAATCAATGCTAATCGCtctagaaaggcaccagaacacccagagcACCAGAACACTCAGCCACCCCAGCGCACTGCACACAggacccagcaggcaaagagccgaAGGCCCCCGACCACCCCAAACTCCCCAATCCGATCAAGCCCCATGGGACGCACCAGACAAATACGACCAATCAAGGACCGTCCCActacccacagcacccaaaggatctgttGCCAACGTCCTGGTGTCAGACACCACAGCGCCTCCCAGAGGGCCAGAGGGGTCAGAGctggaaacacacacaatactggATTTAATGTTTTGTATTGTAATGCTACGGCTGATCAGTGTGTAATGACTAAAACAGATTTTCAATGAGATGAGGAAAGCATTTGTAAGAGAGTAGTGAGAGTGAGGTTttcctttgttttgttattttccaGTTAAAAAGCAAgtgcttttatttaaatctttaacaTGTTAAACTCCCCTGTACCTGAACCCTGTTTATAAATGGTTTGTTCCAGATTTCTGTGATGTAAATGTTCTTCATTAACTTTAGGGGCATTCTGAGCTGAGTGGACCCAAGTGGGTGTCTCGGTGGGCAAGTTTAGCAGACACTTACACTGACTCTGGAACTGCAGCAGTACCTTCAGGAAGTCCTCCACAAGGAACCGTTTCACACAGAGGTGAAGAGTTCACGACTTCCTTTAGCCTGAGCCATATCTTTAAATGAATGTTGTATAACATTATTACAGATTGCGGTCTAATGCACGCTTAACAGTTTGGATTTAAATCCCATGGAATACTGCAATGTATACTCTGTCTTCGTAGATGTCAAAGGATCCCTGAGCCAGAGTGTGGATCATTCAGAATCAGAGTGTACTCAGAGCTCCAAAACCAGACGTCTTCTTCCCCAGGTTCCGTCTACAGGAGAAAAGCAGGAGAGTAAGACTCCCTGCATCCTGATCCGGACTGAGCCGAGCCTGGAGTGTGATCCCTCCGAAAAAGTCTCTAAGACGTCACAGCCGGATTCCACTCAGAGGTTAAAGGTTCAGGAGGATGTGGATCATGACAGCCTGAGTGACACCAGTCGTTCTGATGATAGCTCAATCCTGGACAGAAGCTCAAAGAGTCAAGAGCAATACAGAATGACTGCATCGCTAAAATTAGAAAACGCCCAGCCAAAGTCCACTTCCTTCTACATCGGTTCTGAGGAGGGTTCCTGTAAATCAGATGCTTCCCGGAGTCCGGTTCTTTCTCAGACCGAGCGGGCTCCTTCTCCCAAGATGCCTCCAACCACTGTCCTGATAAGACACCTGAGCAGCAACGAATCCAAGCGAGCTGTGAAGCCAAACTCATCAGCACCAAATCTCCAAACCCATAACAAAGATTGTGTTCCTACTAAAGAACCTCTGTCATCTTCTTTTGTTCGCCAGGAGAGCTTCACCAAAGATCGACCAAGTGACAACATCCAGGTGAAAAGGTTACCTCACATATCCAGTCATCCCGCTTTACGGGATTTAGGCACACTAGAAAGCGACCAAGACTCTTTATCAAAAGAACGCAGACAGTCCACGTCAtctcaaaagcaaaaaaagggaAGTTCTCGCGAACAGGCTGGAGATTCTCTTTCTGGTGAATCAGATGTGGACACAGCTAGCACTGTGAGCTTAGTGAGCAGTAAAAATCTGCCTGTTAGCACGGTGAAGAAGCGAGCATCTTCTAGTGCACCTCGTAAGGATAAATCCTCTTCATCTTCACAGGAGAAAACCAGACAGCCAACAGCGCGGGAGAGGCTCTCAGAAAAACGTCGCAATCATGCAGTTACAGAAAGCAGCACAGCTAAATCCCAATCTACACGTCGACTACATTTACGCCGCAGCACTGGAAACAGCGGTTCGTTAGATTTTTCAGACAATCAGCAGATTCACGGCCAGACTGAAGTAGCCTCTTCAGATCACGAGTCAACATCACGACCTTCCAGCCGCAAGAAACTGTCCGTGTCTCCGCAAAACCAAGATACAAACAAATCCAATAAAGCAGCTCATCAGGTTCTCACCCGGTCCAACAGTCTCTCAGCTCCCAGACCGACACGGGCCTCCATGCTGCGCCGCGCCCGGCTCGGAGAAACATCCGATAACGAAGGAGCCGAAACAGATCGCACGTCTCAGGGTTCAGAACAAACAAAACCCTCTGGAGACCCTAAAAAGCTGTCAAGATTGGACATTTTAGCCATGCCACGCAAACGTACTGGATCTTTTACCACTCCCAGTGAACACGaatcactaaacaaacaaacacacggCCGTCCTGCTGATGTTAATGCTAATGGGCGGAGAATGTCCACGAGTGAAACAAAACCAAGCAGTAAAATTTCTCCAACGTCAGAAAAACAGTCATCCATCCGCACACGCACCAGTCAGGCTAAACACACTGGCACGAGCAGTgagtatcacacacacacacacacacacacttggttggtttcctcccacagtccagagacatgcagattaagctaactgtTTGATTATGACAAGTGCCCTGTAATGACCCGGAGCCCCGTGCAGGATGTACCCGAGGCCCATGGGATCGGCCCCAAGCCTCCCGCGAATGCAAACATTACTATATCTACCCTATaaattagatatacagtatatacacatatagaCTGCACTGAACCTCAGCATGGTGCTGTGTGTTTCTCCGCAGGTTCTCATCAGAAACAGAAAGGTTCTGATGATTCCTCCTCATCAGAGGAAGAGCGTGACgccagctttaaaaataaatgctctCACACTTCAACCTCAACTCAGACCCAGACTTCACAGAGACTCGTTCCCACTCGGCTGGACATAGAGGATGATGAAGCACAAAACGAGCACTACCAGAACTGGACCAATCACAGTGCAGAGATCGCCAGGTCAGCTGAATAATTAATTAGTGATTGAACACTGTTTATTCGCAGCTCTGTATATCATTTActttaatctgtgtgtgtgtgtgtgtgtgttctgcaggTTGAGTCAGGACTTGGCCAAAGATCTTGCTATTCTTGCGCGTGAAATCCACGATGTAGCTGGAGAAACTGACACACCCACGCCTTCAGCGACGGGGTGCAACACTCCGCCCGGGTCGCTCCCTAACACACCTGCGTCTACTATCTCCACCCGAGAGGAGGTGCGGCCTGCGCGCTGTTGTCACCTTTAATCTGAAGaattatttttaactaaaaGTGACTGATGTAAAGTGCATGCAGAGTTTACACTTTATGTGCTTGTCTTTGATTACTGATTACTTTGATCTAGATTGCTGGAGCCGGAGTGCTAACACACAGCAGGAAGTGTGCTCATGTCCCACCTGCTTAAGCATCAGTATGCTAGCACTTCAATTAGAAATAGTTTTAGACTCGTGTTTATTAATTAGGAAAAGCTTTTAATTGTCTGTAGCGTGGCTACAGtggctgtgtcccaaatcaaGTAATTATGTGCTGCCTTATTTACGGCAGCATTTTCACCAGAGATTACTGTTCTCACtcaatacatgtgtgtgtgtgtgtgtgtgtgtgtgtgtgtttctgctgtAGTTGGTGCATCACATCCCAGATGCCAGTCTAAGTTATCAGAAAGTTCCTGCAGGTTCCCCGAGTCCAGTGGATCAGGACAGTGAGGGAGCCAAACGACGTCCCTGGAACAGAGAAGAGGTTTTTATAACTCATATGTTTATGATGTAAAGGATTAAACTGTGATTAACATTGAGTTCCTGTGCTGCAGGTGATTTTGGACAATCTCATGCTGAACCCAGTGTCACAGCTCTCACAGGCCATCAGAGAGAACACAGAACAGCTCACTGAGAAGATGAAGtgagacatcacaca harbors:
- the cep170bb gene encoding centrosomal protein of 170 kDa protein B isoform X1, which encodes MSVTSWFLVSSSGTRHRLPREMIFVGREDCELMLQSRSVDKQHAVVNYNAATDEHLVKDLGSLNGTFVNDLRIPDQTYITLKLSDIIRFGYDSHVYVLERSQHRVPEEALKHEKYTSQLQMDLKSSELKKKELLDDRTKTDRSESKSLTETSVCRPTPLYGQPSWWGEEDSGNKAFITEGRKTDETRSEVLKEAEVNGSLQEFCDGQSKSAFLYHREPSYFEIPTKEIQTHSKFPEIELNDIPTKDTDTQTPKSTPPVYQSHASFTIEFDECTPGKMKIKDHVTKFSSRQRSKQSSPKLSTTAPTEVQSPESKVADWLVQSDVGMMSSRRPTSDDVYSTKSDLAMHIRTLKGHHHEDGTQSDSEDPVTKGKRSKSHHSIQPDEANVLKTVEPSECCKPQSPPKNLHDIPGTPEGPCVLEPSPFTQSQMKSVHQEPLSQQAFIIEFFDDNPRKKRSQSFTHNSVHGDNYSALRAKLERRKGAERPASVHGNIPPTQQITVPLKGLSHGVHQRSSSLKREKTEDAMSKGGTSPSSSSITSSSSRSSPAVIIKPFGSIGKKSKLAQEFVNEFLNEPSPPMSAPPVMMSPAHTHLPSPEDTRVCAPSSLSYPASPSQIHTHHLSQTLLPASSPVSIPSLPPSVGPDSSTSLLPPFSPALGPEPDSKTIKTHPKGPGAIRTEEEDSLSDAGTYTIETECQDKEVEEARSMIDQVFGVLDAPEYSGVYRPVISEQDVLNQTHTEVLHTSAQELNDLNSSLSTDPESFLQGHSELSGPKWVSRWASLADTYTDSGTAAVPSGSPPQGTVSHRDVKGSLSQSVDHSESECTQSSKTRRLLPQVPSTGEKQESKTPCILIRTEPSLECDPSEKVSKTSQPDSTQRLKVQEDVDHDSLSDTSRSDDSSILDRSSKSQEQYRMTASLKLENAQPKSTSFYIGSEEGSCKSDASRSPVLSQTERAPSPKMPPTTVLIRHLSSNESKRAVKPNSSAPNLQTHNKDCVPTKEPLSSSFVRQESFTKDRPSDNIQVKRLPHISSHPALRDLGTLESDQDSLSKERRQSTSSQKQKKGSSREQAGDSLSGESDVDTASTVSLVSSKNLPVSTVKKRASSSAPRKDKSSSSSQEKTRQPTARERLSEKRRNHAVTESSTAKSQSTRRLHLRRSTGNSGSLDFSDNQQIHGQTEVASSDHESTSRPSSRKKLSVSPQNQDTNKSNKAAHQVLTRSNSLSAPRPTRASMLRRARLGETSDNEGAETDRTSQGSEQTKPSGDPKKLSRLDILAMPRKRTGSFTTPSEHESLNKQTHGRPADVNANGRRMSTSETKPSSKISPTSEKQSSIRTRTSQAKHTGTSSSHQKQKGSDDSSSSEEERDASFKNKCSHTSTSTQTQTSQRLVPTRLDIEDDEAQNEHYQNWTNHSAEIARLSQDLAKDLAILAREIHDVAGETDTPTPSATGCNTPPGSLPNTPASTISTREELVHHIPDASLSYQKVPAGSPSPVDQDSEGAKRRPWNREEVILDNLMLNPVSQLSQAIRENTEQLTEKMKSLFHSTTDIWEEIEAKMNAEVEVPIIKTSNKEISSILQELRRVQRQLEVINSIVEPGGSVKITAPSAAGKHKCTSASAKRGGK
- the cep170bb gene encoding centrosomal protein of 170 kDa protein B isoform X2, which encodes MSVTSWFLVSSSGTRHRLPREMIFVGREDCELMLQTFVNDLRIPDQTYITLKLSDIIRFGYDSHVYVLERSQHRVPEEALKHEKYTSQLQMDLKSSELKKKELLDDRTKTDRSESKSLTETSVCRPTPLYGQPSWWGEEDSGNKAFITEGRKTDETRSEVLKEAEVNGSLQEFCDGQSKSAFLYHREPSYFEIPTKEIQTHSKFPEIELNDIPTKDTDTQTPKSTPPVYQSHASFTIEFDECTPGKMKIKDHVTKFSSRQRSKQSSPKLSTTAPTEVQSPESKVADWLVQSDVGMMSSRRPTSDDVYSTKSDLAMHIRTLKGHHHEDGTQSDSEDPVTKGKRSKSHHSIQPDEANVLKTVEPSECCKPQSPPKNLHDIPGTPEGPCVLEPSPFTQSQMKSVHQEPLSQQAFIIEFFDDNPRKKRSQSFTHNSVHGDNYSALRAKLERRKGAERPASVHGNIPPTQQITVPLKGLSHGVHQRSSSLKREKTEDAMSKGGTSPSSSSITSSSSRSSPAVIIKPFGSIGKKSKLAQEFVNEFLNEPSPPMSAPPVMMSPAHTHLPSPEDTRVCAPSSLSYPASPSQIHTHHLSQTLLPASSPVSIPSLPPSVGPDSSTSLLPPFSPALGPEPDSKTIKTHPKGPGAIRTEEEDSLSDAGTYTIETECQDKEVEEARSMIDQVFGVLDAPEYSGVYRPVISEQDVLNQTHTEVLHTSAQELNDLNSSLSTDPESFLQGHSELSGPKWVSRWASLADTYTDSGTAAVPSGSPPQGTVSHRDVKGSLSQSVDHSESECTQSSKTRRLLPQVPSTGEKQESKTPCILIRTEPSLECDPSEKVSKTSQPDSTQRLKVQEDVDHDSLSDTSRSDDSSILDRSSKSQEQYRMTASLKLENAQPKSTSFYIGSEEGSCKSDASRSPVLSQTERAPSPKMPPTTVLIRHLSSNESKRAVKPNSSAPNLQTHNKDCVPTKEPLSSSFVRQESFTKDRPSDNIQVKRLPHISSHPALRDLGTLESDQDSLSKERRQSTSSQKQKKGSSREQAGDSLSGESDVDTASTVSLVSSKNLPVSTVKKRASSSAPRKDKSSSSSQEKTRQPTARERLSEKRRNHAVTESSTAKSQSTRRLHLRRSTGNSGSLDFSDNQQIHGQTEVASSDHESTSRPSSRKKLSVSPQNQDTNKSNKAAHQVLTRSNSLSAPRPTRASMLRRARLGETSDNEGAETDRTSQGSEQTKPSGDPKKLSRLDILAMPRKRTGSFTTPSEHESLNKQTHGRPADVNANGRRMSTSETKPSSKISPTSEKQSSIRTRTSQAKHTGTSSSHQKQKGSDDSSSSEEERDASFKNKCSHTSTSTQTQTSQRLVPTRLDIEDDEAQNEHYQNWTNHSAEIARLSQDLAKDLAILAREIHDVAGETDTPTPSATGCNTPPGSLPNTPASTISTREELVHHIPDASLSYQKVPAGSPSPVDQDSEGAKRRPWNREEVILDNLMLNPVSQLSQAIRENTEQLTEKMKSLFHSTTDIWEEIEAKMNAEVEVPIIKTSNKEISSILQELRRVQRQLEVINSIVEPGGSVKITAPSAAGKHKCTSASAKRGGK